The genomic DNA GTCCACTGTCTAAATAATTAAGTTCTTCTCTGAATTTCATGTAAtgattttgtctcttttgtctTTGGAAAAGTATTTTGAGAATATGATGTTGATATATTACCATACACTATACCACAAAAGCTCAAATTACAGGTCGCTCTTTAATAATACCATGTGATGAtatgttgaaagttgaaactagGAAAAAACTCTTATGTTACTACATACCACAAAAGCTCGCCATATAGCCGATTACATGTCCGCTCTTAATATCTATTTAATAATACCATGTGATAATTTGTTGAAACTAAGAAAAACTGTTCTGTAAACATACCACAAAAGTTCATATAGCCATATTACGTGTCCGCTCTTAATATCTATTTAATAATACCATGTGGTGATATACTGAAATGATTGACACTAAGagagtaatatatatagatgagatCATGAGAGGCTTCCCAAACATTTTCCCTTGCAATTAGTCTTGAAAAGTTTCTTACAACATGGCTTTTTGGCTAAGTTTGATCTTTTGCTTTTTCGCATTTGCTTCCTCCACTCCACCCCCTGATCCTGTCAAGTGTGAGTCTGGAAACACTATATGCACAGTAACGAACTCGTACGAAGCCTTTCCTGACCGTTCTATATGTGAAGCGGCAAAGGTGGCGTACCCAAGAACCGAGGCTGAACTGGTCTTTGTGGTGGCTGCAGCCACTAAAGCCGGCCAAAAAATGCGGGTCGTGACTCGGTACTCTCACAGCATCCCGAAGCTGGTTTGTACTGACGGCAAGGACGGGATCCTCATAAGCACGAAGTTTCTAAACAACGTGGTGCGAACCAACCCTGATGCCAAGACTTTGACGGTTGAGAGCGGCGTGACGTTAAGGCAACTGATCGAAGAAGCGGCTAAGTTGGAGCTAGCTTTGCCATACGCACCGTATTGGTGGGGACTTACAGTTGGAGGAATGATGGGGACCGGTGCTCACGGAAGTTCACTGTGGGGTAAAGGAAGTGCGGTTCATGATTACGTGACCGAGATAAGAATGGTGAGCCCCGGTTCCGTTTCTGAAGGGTATGCAAAAGTTTGGGTTCTTAGTGAGGCTATGAATCCTGAAGAGTTTAACGCAGCCAAAGTTTCTTTAGGCGTTCTTGGAGTTATCTCTCAGGTATATAGATCACTTATTAGCTGATTTAATCGTTTATAATTCTATATTTGCTTGTTTGTGCATGCTCCAAACGTATCTATACTGTCACgtatccaaaaataaatataaaagtttactGTCTACATATCACCGTTCTAATAAGATTACGGCACATCCTAACGCCACAATTAGTGCATGTGAGCGCGTTTGAAGTATATTGGGACATTTTAGGTGATTgtgcatatttttattttcagtaattttcaaattttgaataatcAAAATGGATTAGTCACATGTATGCAGTCCTATTTCCAAGTCAGTGCACTCGTTcgaatataataaatttaggCTGGACAGACCTGGTTTAAAACCTGACCCGTtttaaatctttgtttttattagtaAGTATTAACGAAAATTCTAATTATAACGTTTGCTTGTTAATCGTATGTTTTTGGGAAGGTAACTTTCAAGTTGCAACCAATGTTCAAGAGATCGTTGACATATGTGATGATAGATGACACTGATTTTGGAGAGCAAGCCGTGACTTTTGGGGAAAAACATGAGTTTTCGGATTTCATATGGTTACCAAGCCAAGGCAAAGTGCTGTATCGAATTGATGATCGAGTTCCGGGCAACGTTTCAGGCAATGGCTTGTTCAATTTTTTCCCATTCCGTTCACAAGTGTCTCTGGCCTTAGCCTTCACCAGATCCTTAGGttcgtttatttatttatcactcatatatatataatttgtatagttataaacttataatacagtatttctaaattttatatgattttgtttcatGATATGAAATGAAGAGGAGAGTGACGAGTCGTCGGGTGAGGCAAACAACAAGTGTGTGAGAGCAAAGATAGTAACATCTTTGTTGTTTAGAATCTCATACGGTTTAACCAACAATGGTACTCTCTCTTGATTGAATGATCTTGCATATTAGATTTTTTCTAACTTATTTTACATATTCACTTTATTTCCACTGTAGGCTTTCTATTTACAGGCTATCCGGTCATCGGAAGCCAAGACCGTATGATGTCTTCCGGTGCGTGTCTAGATAGTCATCAGAACGGACTGATTACGGCTTGTCCGTGGGATCCACGAATTAAAGGCGAGTTTTTTTACCAAACAGCATTAAGTGTTCCTCTCACACATGTCAAAGATTTCATCAACGACATCAAAGCACTTGTGAAGATTGAGCCAAAATCTCTCTGCGGCCTAGAACTCAACAATGGTGTTCTAGTCCGCTATGTCACATCCTCTACTGCTTATctagggaaagaagaaaaagctttaGACTTTGACCTAACTTACTACAGAAGCAAAGATGATCCTTTGACACCACGTCTCTATGAGGATTACATGGAAGAGATCGAGCAAATAGCCATATTGAAATACAACGCCTTGCCTCATTGGGGGAAGAACAGGAACGTAGCTTTTGATGGTGCcattagaaaatacaaaaacgcAAACGCGTTTTTGAAAATAAAGGAGAGATTGGATCCGTCGGGGTTGTTTTCTACAGAATGGACTGAtcagatttttggtttaaaaggaAACGTAACGATTGTGAAGCCAGGTTGTGCATTGGAAGGGCTGTGTATTTGTTCGGAAGATTCTCATTGTGCTCCGAACAAAAATTATCTGTGCCGACCAGGTAAGGTTTATAGAGAAGCTAGGGTTTGCACTCTTGTAAGCGCTTAAGAGTGATTTACTACTTCTAAActattaatgaaataaaaattctaGCTAAAAAGCATTGAAACTATCATGAGTTATGGCATGTCTACGCGTGTCATAAGTATTCATATAGCTAAAGAATTGGAATAATGTGGGTTAGTGTTAGTAATCCGGCCCGAACCAGCTTGGCTCTAATTAGGATTGAGCAACATTGAACCACTAAATTTGGCTCATCCTCACAAACTTACTCGCGTTTTTCTCGGATTTGTTAGTAACCGACCAATAAATTGCATACctaatttgtaattttactGTAcaagtatttattttaaaatttaatttgattggcCTATATGtgtttataaatattgattatttacaataggatttttttttaagaaaaacagGAGCGGTCTCAAATTATTCGTGCATTTAATACACTTTACTTTTTCCAATAAGTTACAACAACCTGTAGTAGATTCTCAATATAACTCAGTCATGATGTCTCATCATGCCACCGGGGCGGGAACTAGGAATCCTGCggagacaaaaaaacataagtaaatcAAAGGCATGGTATAGTAAGTTAGATAGACCGGCAAAAGAAAAAGCTAGCAAGAGGACTGCCACAAGCAGCAGCGACATTGACGTCTTCGATTACTTAAGTACTGATAGCTTCGCAAACGCATTTCATTCCGGCGAGGCGGACATTAGTGCAACAACCTTCAGATGTCAGATGGTCTTGGCGGAGTAGGCAGCCTCTTGTAGATAGAATATGAACATGCCCTCAGACCTTCTACGCCTGCATCATGACATCGCTCTCCCTGAATTTGAGATGCTGACAACAACATCATAACGACTAAAAACTGACAAAATATatgttctttcatttttttttctccaattttttttctctctctaacatctatgtaaaacaaaaaatatatatacaaaaattagaATATGAATTAATCACATTTTGCTTATTT from Camelina sativa cultivar DH55 chromosome 2, Cs, whole genome shotgun sequence includes the following:
- the LOC104733303 gene encoding probable L-gulonolactone oxidase 4: MAFWLSLIFCFFAFASSTPPPDPVKCESGNTICTVTNSYEAFPDRSICEAAKVAYPRTEAELVFVVAAATKAGQKMRVVTRYSHSIPKLVCTDGKDGILISTKFLNNVVRTNPDAKTLTVESGVTLRQLIEEAAKLELALPYAPYWWGLTVGGMMGTGAHGSSLWGKGSAVHDYVTEIRMVSPGSVSEGYAKVWVLSEAMNPEEFNAAKVSLGVLGVISQVTFKLQPMFKRSLTYVMIDDTDFGEQAVTFGEKHEFSDFIWLPSQGKVLYRIDDRVPGNVSGNGLFNFFPFRSQVSLALAFTRSLEESDESSGEANNKCVRAKIVTSLLFRISYGLTNNGFLFTGYPVIGSQDRMMSSGACLDSHQNGLITACPWDPRIKGEFFYQTALSVPLTHVKDFINDIKALVKIEPKSLCGLELNNGVLVRYVTSSTAYLGKEEKALDFDLTYYRSKDDPLTPRLYEDYMEEIEQIAILKYNALPHWGKNRNVAFDGAIRKYKNANAFLKIKERLDPSGLFSTEWTDQIFGLKGNVTIVKPGCALEGLCICSEDSHCAPNKNYLCRPGKVYREARVCTLVSA